The Pseudomonadota bacterium genome includes a region encoding these proteins:
- a CDS encoding DEAD/DEAH box helicase encodes MRVEIRDAEWRIRRVDHSSDGGHQLVCEGLSELVRGREGRFLTRLEEGIRVLSPEDTHLVDDSSEGFRAGFLYLDSMIRKAPATGPAIQLGHRAALDPLPFQLDPARQALSQPRPRILIADAVGLGKTLEAGILVSELIARGRGKRILVLAVKSMLAQFQQEFWNRFTIPLVRLDSTGLQRVRNRLPANHNPFHYFDRAIISIDTLKQDIEYGHYLENAWWDIIVIDEAHNVAERSGSSQRARLARRLATRSDALIMLSATPHDGKAESFASLMNMLDPTAIANPSDYAHEDFRDKGLVIRRLKRHVQDQLGGNLPEREIDIMRAGASSPEEAVFEQMANLRFQALDRKTRSGGHLFRTTLKKALYSSPAACQSTIDNRIARLKRRDSSKEVQADMAVLSDLRNAIAQITAEQFSKYQLLLELLGTCEHSLGWNPKDPEDRLVIFTESIPTLEFLVERLPADLRGLSKSQVSTLSGRMSDKELMAAVEGFGQRDSKTRVLICSDVAAEGINLHHLSHRLIHFDVPWSLMTFQQRNGRIDRYGQTRTPQIRYLITQSDNARITDERRVLEVLIEKDHQASKNIGDPSEFMGLHSVDQEEQLVADFMEREGDDLAALFAGFLDENVSDSEQPLENFLPTNAPSKILDDITADRPTLYETDFDYAAAALSWLRSEGVRIQEEIDRQNQRLVLTAPPDLQNRLRFLPKEARPEADRFILTPDRKLIAEDLKIRRDEDSNWAQRQYLWPLHPVMEWLGDRALGTFGRHTAPLFRIPGRLEPNQTAFLLVGGYPNRRGHTLIQAWLGFVLEDGNITEELDLAGFIHRLDLRPGQVPNRNRGGPTDAVAARLPGVVRRAEQRLAEHRRSEEAAIEDQLLEQLQAMDDLKTRHLQQLELEFDRSDQPEHFKQRRRDDRLGHIQRVFDDYDNWLRDTHTLDDQPYIQVAAAFTGQEGNQ; translated from the coding sequence ATGCGCGTGGAGATTCGCGACGCTGAATGGCGGATTCGTCGGGTCGATCACAGTTCCGACGGTGGCCATCAATTGGTCTGCGAAGGTCTGTCGGAATTGGTGAGAGGGCGCGAGGGGCGCTTTCTCACCCGGCTGGAAGAAGGTATTCGCGTACTCAGTCCTGAAGACACTCACCTGGTTGATGATTCATCCGAGGGATTCCGCGCCGGCTTTCTCTACCTCGACTCGATGATTCGAAAGGCTCCGGCCACAGGGCCCGCCATTCAGCTCGGCCATCGCGCGGCACTCGATCCATTGCCGTTCCAGCTTGATCCGGCTCGCCAGGCCCTGTCCCAACCGCGGCCACGGATTCTCATCGCCGATGCTGTCGGCCTGGGCAAGACGCTCGAGGCCGGCATTCTGGTCTCAGAACTGATCGCCCGCGGCCGCGGCAAGCGCATTCTGGTGCTGGCCGTCAAATCCATGCTGGCGCAGTTTCAGCAGGAATTCTGGAACCGTTTCACCATTCCACTGGTACGCCTTGATTCCACCGGGTTGCAGCGCGTGCGCAACCGCCTGCCGGCTAATCACAATCCGTTCCACTATTTCGATCGGGCAATCATTTCCATCGACACGCTCAAGCAGGACATCGAGTACGGCCATTACCTTGAGAATGCCTGGTGGGACATTATCGTCATCGACGAGGCGCACAACGTCGCCGAGCGCAGCGGCAGCTCTCAGCGGGCCCGTCTGGCCCGACGCCTGGCCACGAGATCGGATGCGCTGATCATGCTCTCCGCGACCCCGCATGACGGCAAGGCCGAGAGTTTCGCCAGCCTGATGAATATGCTCGACCCCACGGCAATCGCCAACCCGTCCGACTACGCGCACGAGGATTTCCGCGACAAGGGCCTGGTCATCCGACGCCTGAAACGGCACGTGCAGGATCAGCTTGGCGGCAATCTGCCCGAGCGAGAAATCGACATCATGCGTGCCGGTGCTTCATCGCCAGAAGAGGCGGTGTTTGAACAAATGGCCAACCTTCGCTTCCAGGCGCTCGATCGCAAGACCCGCAGCGGCGGACACCTGTTTCGCACCACGCTCAAGAAAGCGCTTTACTCCAGCCCGGCGGCCTGCCAGTCGACCATTGATAACCGCATCGCCCGGCTCAAACGCCGCGACTCCAGCAAGGAGGTCCAGGCCGACATGGCGGTCCTGAGCGATCTCAGGAACGCCATTGCTCAGATTACGGCCGAGCAGTTCAGCAAATATCAGCTGCTGCTCGAGCTGCTGGGTACGTGCGAGCACAGTCTTGGCTGGAACCCGAAGGACCCGGAAGACCGCTTGGTCATCTTCACCGAATCGATTCCCACCCTGGAATTCCTTGTCGAGCGATTGCCGGCTGATCTGCGCGGGCTGAGCAAATCACAGGTCAGCACCCTGTCGGGCCGCATGTCGGACAAGGAGCTGATGGCCGCCGTCGAGGGTTTCGGCCAGCGCGACAGCAAGACCCGCGTGCTGATCTGTTCCGATGTTGCCGCCGAGGGCATCAACCTGCACCACCTCTCGCACCGCCTGATCCATTTCGATGTGCCCTGGTCGCTGATGACCTTCCAGCAGCGCAACGGCCGCATCGATCGCTACGGGCAGACGCGCACGCCGCAGATTCGCTACCTGATCACCCAGTCGGACAATGCCCGCATCACCGACGAGCGGCGAGTGCTCGAAGTCCTCATCGAAAAGGACCATCAGGCATCAAAGAACATCGGCGACCCGTCCGAATTCATGGGCCTGCACTCGGTCGATCAGGAGGAGCAGCTGGTTGCCGATTTCATGGAGCGAGAAGGCGATGACCTGGCAGCTCTGTTTGCCGGCTTCCTGGACGAGAACGTCAGCGACAGCGAACAGCCTCTCGAGAACTTTCTGCCGACCAACGCCCCGAGCAAGATTCTGGATGACATCACCGCCGATCGCCCGACGCTATACGAGACCGACTTCGACTACGCCGCGGCGGCGCTGAGCTGGCTGCGCAGCGAGGGGGTGCGCATCCAGGAAGAAATCGACCGCCAGAACCAGCGTCTGGTGCTCACCGCACCGCCCGACTTGCAGAATCGCCTGCGCTTTCTGCCGAAGGAGGCTCGCCCGGAAGCCGACCGTTTCATTCTCACGCCTGATCGCAAGCTCATTGCCGAGGATCTGAAGATCCGCCGCGATGAGGACAGCAACTGGGCCCAGCGCCAGTATCTGTGGCCGCTGCACCCGGTGATGGAATGGCTGGGTGATCGGGCCCTGGGCACTTTCGGCAGGCACACCGCACCGCTATTCCGCATTCCGGGGCGTCTTGAGCCCAATCAGACGGCCTTCCTGCTGGTCGGGGGCTACCCCAACCGCCGCGGCCACACGCTCATTCAGGCCTGGCTGGGATTTGTCCTCGAAGACGGCAACATCACGGAAGAACTGGATCTGGCCGGATTCATCCACCGGCTGGATCTGCGCCCCGGCCAGGTACCCAACCGCAACCGGGGCGGCCCGACAGATGCGGTTGCGGCCCGATTGCCGGGCGTCGTCCGGCGCGCCGAGCAGCGTCTGGCCGAGCATCGCAGGTCTGAGGAAGCCGCCATCGAAGACCAGTTGCTCGAACAGCTCCAGGCCATGGACGATCTCAAAACCCGTCACCTGCAGCAACTCGAGCTGGAGTTCGATCGCAGCGACCAGCCCGAGCATTTCAAGCAGCGCCGCCGCGATGACCGCCTGGGCCACATCCAGCGCGTGTTCGACGACTACGACAACTGGCTGCGCGACACCCACACCCTTGACGACCAGCCCTACATCCAGGTGGCTGCGGCTTTCACCGGTCAGGAGGGCAACCAATGA
- a CDS encoding EAL domain-containing protein, which produces MTGVRRTASQRRMLLAAALLLAGISGSMVLYQGLQQAEQQAQARYIENMARYMKADMLGNLQEQINALQRMSVRLAHYGFEGDSGWRVNADLYLSHYSYYEALAVLDRDLRVSRVRNRHQPLVQRDALFPVGAIPTGTLDAVNRGARLGVTQPFQLSDQRPAVTFLTPIGDGQAHFGYLAAVLVIPEAVDAMIPAMFRDEIVLRVEGRGEPLFGSAASSGDGAQPSWDASFTVDVDGDGEGFLFNFAVSDALRSQLTTGLPEVVLGSGIVVSLLLAAIALLGMNAVGQARVLTASNRRLEQEVGERQAAERELAFLVHNDALTGIPNRAGITLYLEDVIRDQGGGETQLALLFLDLDQFKDINDSLGHQLGDELLCEVPQRLKGVLKERDFVGRHGGDEFLIAVERDNRQQVEQLAGNILRSMDSGFAIGEHRLFVSASIGIAYYPESGHTVSELIQNADTALFKAKNAGRNQFAVFTREMFAQAQHRLNLSRDIRHALEREEFRVVYQPIINLRNLSLCGVEALLRWQHEKGYMVPPQEFIRVAEETGIIGRLGAFVLDQALADLAAWSKLPGKLPWLAVNVSGAQIQEHSFAEQLSVLLHQYRIDPQLLHLEITEEILIENLMRNRRMLHRLDEIGMRIVVDDFGVGYSSLSYLKNFPISVVKIDRGFIRDLSFDPEDQAITRTICSLASDLGMLTVAEGVESVDQLHLLRNYRCSFAQGFLFSRPVEADSVAAMIGEPRQWREIAEAVEAGSGLV; this is translated from the coding sequence ATGACAGGTGTTCGCCGGACGGCATCGCAGCGGCGCATGCTGCTGGCAGCCGCGCTTCTGCTGGCGGGTATCAGCGGGTCCATGGTGCTTTACCAGGGCTTGCAGCAAGCCGAGCAGCAGGCCCAGGCGCGCTATATCGAGAACATGGCGCGCTACATGAAAGCCGACATGCTCGGGAACCTGCAGGAGCAGATCAACGCGCTGCAGCGCATGAGCGTGCGGCTGGCCCACTACGGCTTCGAGGGCGATAGCGGCTGGCGCGTCAACGCCGATCTTTACCTGTCTCACTACAGCTACTACGAAGCGCTGGCCGTGCTTGATCGGGATCTGCGGGTGAGCCGGGTCCGTAATCGGCACCAGCCGCTGGTGCAGCGCGATGCGCTGTTTCCGGTCGGTGCCATTCCGACCGGCACGCTCGATGCGGTAAACAGGGGCGCGAGGCTGGGCGTCACGCAGCCGTTCCAGCTGTCCGATCAGCGCCCGGCCGTTACCTTTCTGACCCCGATCGGCGACGGTCAGGCGCATTTCGGGTACCTGGCCGCGGTGCTGGTGATTCCCGAGGCGGTGGACGCCATGATCCCGGCCATGTTCCGCGACGAGATCGTGCTGCGGGTCGAGGGCCGTGGCGAGCCGCTATTCGGTTCGGCCGCGTCCTCGGGCGACGGCGCGCAACCATCCTGGGACGCAAGCTTCACGGTTGACGTTGACGGCGACGGCGAGGGATTTCTGTTCAACTTTGCCGTCAGCGATGCGCTTCGCTCGCAGTTGACCACCGGGCTGCCCGAGGTCGTGCTCGGTAGCGGAATCGTAGTCTCGCTGCTGCTGGCTGCCATCGCGCTGCTGGGCATGAACGCCGTCGGCCAGGCGCGCGTGCTCACGGCATCCAATCGGCGGCTGGAGCAGGAGGTTGGGGAGCGCCAGGCCGCCGAGCGCGAGCTGGCGTTTCTGGTTCACAACGACGCACTCACCGGCATACCGAACCGGGCCGGCATTACGCTGTATCTGGAAGACGTGATCCGTGACCAGGGCGGAGGCGAGACGCAGTTGGCGCTGCTTTTCCTGGACCTCGACCAGTTCAAGGACATCAACGATTCGCTCGGTCATCAGCTCGGTGACGAACTGCTGTGTGAGGTGCCGCAGCGGCTCAAGGGCGTGCTCAAGGAGCGTGATTTCGTCGGTCGCCACGGTGGTGACGAGTTCCTGATCGCCGTCGAACGGGACAACCGGCAACAGGTCGAGCAGCTCGCCGGTAATATCCTGCGTTCCATGGATTCCGGCTTTGCCATCGGCGAGCATCGGCTGTTCGTCTCGGCCAGCATCGGGATTGCCTATTATCCCGAGTCCGGACATACCGTCAGCGAACTCATCCAGAATGCCGATACGGCCCTGTTCAAGGCCAAGAACGCCGGGCGCAACCAGTTCGCCGTATTCACTCGCGAGATGTTTGCCCAGGCCCAGCACAGGCTCAATCTCAGTCGCGATATACGGCATGCCCTCGAGCGAGAGGAGTTTCGTGTCGTCTACCAACCGATCATCAACCTGCGCAATCTGTCGCTTTGCGGGGTTGAAGCACTGCTTCGCTGGCAGCATGAAAAGGGCTACATGGTGCCGCCGCAGGAGTTCATTCGGGTGGCCGAGGAAACCGGCATCATCGGCCGCCTCGGCGCCTTTGTGCTGGATCAGGCGCTGGCCGATCTGGCCGCCTGGTCAAAACTGCCCGGCAAGCTGCCGTGGCTGGCAGTCAACGTGTCGGGCGCGCAAATTCAGGAGCACAGCTTCGCCGAGCAGCTCAGCGTACTGCTGCACCAGTACCGCATCGATCCGCAGCTGCTGCATCTCGAGATCACCGAAGAAATTCTGATCGAAAACCTGATGCGCAACCGGCGCATGTTGCACCGTCTTGATGAAATCGGCATGCGCATCGTTGTTGATGATTTCGGCGTTGGTTATTCATCACTGAGCTATCTGAAGAACTTCCCCATCTCGGTGGTCAAGATCGATCGCGGGTTCATTCGTGATCTGTCATTCGACCCGGAGGATCAGGCCATCACCCGCACCATTTGCAGCCTGGCTTCCGACCTTGGCATGTTGACCGTTGCCGAAGGCGTTGAAAGCGTTGACCAGCTCCATTTGCTGCGCAACTATCGCTGCTCGTTTGCCCAGGGTTTCCTGTTCTCGCGTCCGGTCGAGGCCGACAGCGTGGCTGCCATGATTGGGGAGCCCCGGCAATGGCGCGAAATCGCCGAGGCTGTGGAAGCCGGATCCGGGCTGGTATAA
- a CDS encoding cytochrome c5 family protein yields the protein MVLVGLVAFAIIIIGLSLVIHNRHQDIEPSAAREAAKVERLRPVAGVYTEASQAAAAQEEQVEEDADDGPALAFDGSMDGEMIYARVCAVCHDAGVAGAPRLVAADWEARLDKGREKLIANAINGINAMPARGGRADLGDEQVAASVDYMLDQLD from the coding sequence ATGGTGCTGGTCGGGCTGGTTGCCTTCGCCATCATCATCATCGGCCTGTCGCTGGTCATTCACAATCGTCACCAGGACATCGAGCCCAGCGCGGCACGCGAGGCCGCCAAGGTCGAGCGGCTCAGACCGGTCGCCGGCGTCTACACCGAAGCGTCGCAGGCCGCTGCCGCGCAGGAAGAACAGGTCGAAGAAGATGCCGATGACGGCCCGGCGCTGGCCTTTGACGGCTCCATGGATGGCGAGATGATTTACGCCCGGGTCTGCGCAGTATGCCACGATGCCGGCGTGGCCGGCGCACCGCGCCTGGTCGCCGCCGACTGGGAGGCACGACTCGACAAGGGACGCGAAAAGCTGATCGCCAACGCCATCAACGGCATCAACGCCATGCCCGCACGCGGCGGTCGCGCCGATCTAGGTGACGAACAGGTTGCCGCCTCGGTCGACTACATGCTCGATCAGCTCGACTGA
- a CDS encoding DUF479 domain-containing protein, with the protein MNHLAHIVLAGTDEGLRLGAFLGDHVKGQSALADWPDAWAAGIRLHRRIDVLSDAHPAVIALRKRLDPPWRRYGGVILDVLFDHMLSRHWADFGPQRLDRLADAIDALLARHRHCLPPRLALFSRWAAAQRLWLRYGERAMLEEIFQRMAQRHGHPWPLAEGRRLLDELDGEIESAFLGLFPDLLAETADWRDAAQSS; encoded by the coding sequence ATGAATCATCTGGCCCATATCGTACTTGCCGGAACCGACGAGGGGCTCCGCCTGGGCGCCTTTTTGGGTGATCACGTCAAGGGCCAGTCAGCGCTGGCCGACTGGCCCGATGCCTGGGCTGCCGGAATCCGCCTGCATCGGCGCATCGACGTGCTCAGTGACGCTCACCCGGCGGTTATCGCGCTGCGCAAGCGGCTTGACCCGCCCTGGCGACGCTATGGCGGCGTGATTCTGGATGTCCTGTTTGATCACATGCTCTCACGCCACTGGGCGGATTTCGGGCCGCAGCGGCTCGATCGGCTGGCAGACGCCATCGACGCTTTGCTGGCACGTCATCGCCACTGCCTGCCGCCGCGGCTGGCGCTATTCAGTCGCTGGGCGGCGGCGCAGCGTTTGTGGTTGCGCTACGGCGAACGGGCCATGCTCGAGGAGATCTTCCAGCGAATGGCGCAGCGCCACGGCCATCCCTGGCCACTGGCTGAAGGCCGGCGGCTGCTCGATGAACTGGATGGCGAGATCGAGTCGGCCTTTCTCGGGCTGTTTCCCGATCTGCTCGCCGAAACCGCCGATTGGCGCGATGCCGCTCAGTCGAGCTGA
- a CDS encoding alpha/beta fold hydrolase: MQLDPGQFPDESTEIFISGPAGRLECLVDGPEANAERPATAVLCHPHPQHGGTLRNKVVTIMERSLRELGLRTVRFNFRGVGDSEGTFDDGNGEIEDLRAIVDWVRQVRPDDDLWLGGFSFGAYIALKAAQDLPIRQLITIAPPVERYGFDQLQPPNCPWLVVQGDEDEVVSPEAVLAWAETLGQDADLVVMEGTGHFFHRRLMDLRGLIKNHVQPNLP, from the coding sequence ATGCAGCTGGATCCCGGCCAATTTCCCGACGAGTCGACCGAAATCTTCATCTCGGGGCCCGCCGGCCGGCTTGAGTGCCTGGTTGACGGCCCTGAAGCCAATGCCGAGCGCCCGGCCACGGCAGTCCTGTGCCATCCGCATCCGCAGCACGGCGGCACCCTGCGCAACAAGGTCGTCACGATCATGGAGCGCAGCCTGCGGGAGCTCGGCCTGCGGACCGTGCGTTTCAACTTCCGCGGTGTCGGCGACAGCGAGGGTACGTTCGACGACGGCAACGGAGAGATCGAGGATCTGAGGGCCATCGTCGACTGGGTGCGCCAGGTCCGGCCCGACGACGATCTCTGGCTGGGCGGGTTTTCGTTCGGTGCCTACATTGCGCTCAAGGCGGCCCAGGACCTGCCGATTCGACAGCTGATCACGATCGCGCCACCGGTCGAGCGCTACGGCTTTGATCAACTGCAGCCGCCGAACTGCCCGTGGCTGGTCGTTCAGGGCGACGAAGACGAAGTCGTCTCGCCCGAGGCCGTGCTCGCGTGGGCCGAGACCCTGGGCCAGGACGCTGACCTGGTGGTCATGGAAGGCACCGGCCACTTCTTCCACCGCCGCCTGATGGATCTGCGCGGCCTGATCAAGAACCACGTCCAGCCCAACCTGCCTTGA
- a CDS encoding cell division protein ZapE — MSAETPAGPGSRYSDLLAAGQLIPDPEQRAIADRMQALFERIDRRPTGWIDRLRKRHPPVRGLYLHGGVGRGKTLLMDLLAQSLSDPRSKGWRIHFHRFMAFVHDGLRHHHGEDPLSPIARRIGGRARVLCFDEFHVSDIADAMILGGLLQRLFARGVTLVATSNTAPDDLYADGLQRERFLPAIEAIKQHCDVVRFGDGEDFRLRELSRHRVYRHPVNTENRSELEAEFRALAAGEDRSSEPLNVRQRRIRPLYRAGSVVWFDFDTLCRGPRASEDYIELARRFGTLIVSDVPQLDASDDNAARRFIHLVDECYDRAVKLIVLAAAPPQSLYCGTRLSASFERTTSRLIEMQSHDYLARPHRP, encoded by the coding sequence TTGAGCGCGGAGACGCCAGCCGGGCCGGGTTCACGCTACTCCGACCTGCTGGCGGCAGGTCAGCTGATTCCGGACCCTGAACAGCGAGCGATTGCCGATCGCATGCAGGCGCTGTTCGAGCGCATCGATCGCCGGCCGACCGGCTGGATCGACCGCCTGCGCAAGCGCCATCCACCGGTCCGCGGCCTGTACCTGCACGGGGGCGTCGGCCGCGGCAAGACTCTGTTGATGGATCTGCTGGCGCAAAGCCTGTCCGATCCCCGCAGCAAGGGCTGGCGCATTCACTTTCACCGTTTCATGGCCTTCGTGCACGACGGGCTGCGGCACCATCATGGCGAGGATCCGCTCTCGCCAATTGCGCGCCGGATCGGGGGCCGGGCCCGGGTGCTGTGCTTCGACGAGTTTCATGTCAGCGACATCGCCGACGCGATGATTCTCGGCGGCCTGCTGCAACGCCTGTTTGCTCGCGGCGTCACGCTGGTGGCCACCAGCAATACCGCACCGGATGATCTATATGCCGACGGCCTGCAGCGAGAGCGATTCCTGCCGGCAATCGAGGCGATCAAACAACACTGCGACGTGGTCCGGTTTGGCGACGGCGAGGATTTTCGCTTGCGCGAACTCAGCCGCCATCGCGTCTACCGCCACCCGGTCAACACCGAAAACCGCTCGGAGCTGGAGGCTGAATTCCGCGCCCTGGCGGCCGGCGAGGACCGCTCGAGCGAACCACTGAACGTGCGCCAGCGCCGTATCCGGCCCTTGTATCGGGCCGGTTCGGTGGTCTGGTTCGATTTCGACACCCTGTGCCGGGGTCCGCGGGCCAGCGAGGACTACATCGAGCTGGCACGGCGCTTCGGCACCCTGATTGTCAGCGATGTCCCGCAACTCGACGCCAGCGACGACAATGCGGCTCGACGATTCATTCATCTGGTCGACGAGTGCTACGACCGTGCCGTCAAGCTGATCGTGCTGGCCGCCGCCCCGCCGCAATCGCTGTATTGCGGTACGCGGCTTTCTGCATCGTTCGAACGCACGACCTCACGCCTGATCGAGATGCAGAGCCACGATTATCTCGCCCGCCCCCACCGGCCCTAG